One genomic region from Bombus terrestris chromosome 15, iyBomTerr1.2, whole genome shotgun sequence encodes:
- the LOC100651737 gene encoding 28S ribosomal protein S18c, mitochondrial has protein sequence MILTFINVQALRHEIKRIPTFLFRSKTSEACALNELDNSIDSDRPIDIKNPYEKERRLCILCKLNINPDYKNVRLLSQFQSRHTGRIYEKHITGLCEHKQKKVEQEINKAQQCGLMGFMTKDPKFVNDPMLFDPNFPFKPHKY, from the exons ATGATTCTTACATTTATTAACGTGCAAGCTTTGAGACATGAAATAAAGAGAATTccaacatttttatttcgtagCAAAACTAGCGAAGCGTGTGCTCTGAATGAATTAGATAATTCGATAGACTCAGACAGG CCAATTGACATTAAAAATCCATATGAAAAAGAACGAcgattatgtattttatgtaaaCTAAATATTAATCCAGATTATAAAAATGTACGTTTATTATCTCAATTTCAAAGTCGTCATACAGGTAGAATTTATGAAAAACATATAACTGGATTATGCGAACATAAACAGAAAAAAGTGGAACAGGAGATAAACAAAGCACAACAAtgtg GTTTAATGGGTTTCATGACTAAGGACCCCAAATTTGTTAATGATCCAATGTTATTCGATCCTAACTTTCCATTTAAGCctcataaatattaa
- the LOC100651505 gene encoding swi5-dependent recombination DNA repair protein 1 homolog isoform X2 translates to MSAKPLRNSKGVNKPFRSPFSTPQNNDKKDNISAPETSTYKTPLKVSVAKRLLFQQSPSPKKLYLDTENCNKEIDIEAKEKLYQTDLELLRKSIQEKEETIKILETELSYKKKNKAENLEDAIKKWTECCQSALIDYQKILQGGGQIVKMSEILSSFNINPDIVHFSINDDTFY, encoded by the exons atGAGTGCTAAGCCATTGAGAAATAGTAAAGGTGTAAATAAACCCTTTCGGTCTCCATTTAGTACCCCtcaaaataatgataaaaaagaTAACATAAGTGCACCAGAAACAAGTACATATAAAACACCATT AAAAGTATCTGTAGCTAAAAGACTGCTTTTTCAACAATCTCCTTCtcctaaaaaattatatttagacACAGAAAATTGTAACAAGGAGATTGACATTGaagcaaaagaaaaattatatcaaaCTGATTTAGAATTATTGAGAAAGAGTATAcaggagaaagaagaaactaTTAAAATTTTGGAAACTGAGTTGTCATATAAAAAAAAG aacAAAGCAGAAAATTTAGAAGATGCTATAAAAAAGTGGACAGAATGTTGTCAAAGTGCTCTTATAGACTATCAAAAAATTTTGCAAGGAGGTGGTCAAATAGTAAAAATGTCTGAAATTTTGTCATCATTTAACATTAATCCTGATATAGTTCATTTCTCTATTAATGatgatacattttattaa
- the LOC100651505 gene encoding swi5-dependent recombination DNA repair protein 1 homolog isoform X1, which yields MICRNMSAKPLRNSKGVNKPFRSPFSTPQNNDKKDNISAPETSTYKTPLKVSVAKRLLFQQSPSPKKLYLDTENCNKEIDIEAKEKLYQTDLELLRKSIQEKEETIKILETELSYKKKNKAENLEDAIKKWTECCQSALIDYQKILQGGGQIVKMSEILSSFNINPDIVHFSINDDTFY from the exons ATGATATGTAG aaatatGAGTGCTAAGCCATTGAGAAATAGTAAAGGTGTAAATAAACCCTTTCGGTCTCCATTTAGTACCCCtcaaaataatgataaaaaagaTAACATAAGTGCACCAGAAACAAGTACATATAAAACACCATT AAAAGTATCTGTAGCTAAAAGACTGCTTTTTCAACAATCTCCTTCtcctaaaaaattatatttagacACAGAAAATTGTAACAAGGAGATTGACATTGaagcaaaagaaaaattatatcaaaCTGATTTAGAATTATTGAGAAAGAGTATAcaggagaaagaagaaactaTTAAAATTTTGGAAACTGAGTTGTCATATAAAAAAAAG aacAAAGCAGAAAATTTAGAAGATGCTATAAAAAAGTGGACAGAATGTTGTCAAAGTGCTCTTATAGACTATCAAAAAATTTTGCAAGGAGGTGGTCAAATAGTAAAAATGTCTGAAATTTTGTCATCATTTAACATTAATCCTGATATAGTTCATTTCTCTATTAATGatgatacattttattaa
- the LOC100651267 gene encoding U1 small nuclear ribonucleoprotein A, with protein MAMDIRPNNTIYINNLNEKIKKDELKKSLYAIFSQFGQILDIVALKTLKMRGQAFVIFKEIASATNALRSMQGFPFYDKPMRIQYAKTDSDIIAKMKGTYAERPKKPKRVVPAADEEAKRAKKRAKEQAKHSQQIGYHAGVPQHPGLVNTAVPEQPPNQILFLTNLPDETSEMMLSMLFNQFPGFKEVRLVPNRHDIAFVEFENEVQSGAAKDALQGFKITPSHAMKISFAKK; from the exons a TGGCAATGGATATTAGGCcgaataatacaatttatattaataatttaaatgagaaaataaagaaggaTGAATTAAAGAAATccttatatgcaattttttctcAGTTTGGTCAGATATTAGATATTGTAGCATTAAAGACATTAAAAATGCGTGGGCAagcatttgttatttttaaagaaattgctAGTGCTACAAATGCCTTAAGATCAATGCAAGGATTTCCATTTTATGACAAACCAATG agGATACAATATGCAAAGACTGACAGTGATATAATTGCAAAAATGAAAGGCACATATGCAGAAAGACCTAAAAAGCCAAAACGAGTCGTACCTGCAGCTGATGAAGAAGCTAAACGTGCTAAGAAACGTGCCAAAGAGCAAGCTAAACATTCACAGCAAATTGGTTATCATGCCGGCGTGCCTCAACACCCAGGTTTAGTTAATACAGCTGTACCAGAACAACCACCAAATCAAATACTGTTTCTTACAAATCTACCGGATGAAACTAGTGAAATGATGTTATCTATGCTTTTCAATCAATTTCCTGGTTTTAAAGAAGTACGTCTAGTACCGAATAGGCATGACATTGCATTTGTTGAATTTGAGAATGAAGTTCAGTCTGGGGCTGCAAAAGATGCTCTTCAGGGATTTAAAATCACACCTTCTCatgcaatgaaaatttcatttgcaaagaaataa